The proteins below are encoded in one region of Borrelia duttonii Ly:
- the dusA gene encoding tRNA dihydrouridine(20/20a) synthase DusA, which yields MLINRKISIAPMVEITDEHFRYIIRLLSKKITLYTPMISAKSIIMGELNTIVKQNPNDSPIAIQIATNCENDAAKAIEILEKNFNFDEYNLNVGCPSSRIQKANYGACLMQNPIQVGKILKAMQKNTNKPISIKHRIGIRHNKKEYQEETYTELKQFVDKIIEYGIKNFIVHARIAILNGYSPKDNHNIPKLKYDFVYQLKKEYKNTFIEINGGIINSNHIETHLSYVDSVMIGRAAAQNPYFVAKISREFLGEKEQIPTRKEILFQMVEYIKEYNEHPTINTILRHIMRVIYSQKNARKFRQALTAPFNQNLKNHEILLNAIEHLKEDTLSSNS from the coding sequence ATGTTAATAAACAGAAAAATATCAATAGCACCAATGGTAGAAATTACAGATGAACATTTTAGATACATAATAAGATTATTATCAAAAAAAATTACTCTATATACTCCAATGATTTCTGCAAAATCAATTATAATGGGGGAATTAAATACAATTGTCAAACAAAATCCCAATGACTCTCCAATAGCAATTCAAATAGCAACAAATTGTGAAAATGATGCTGCAAAAGCAATTGAAATTCTTGAAAAAAATTTCAATTTTGACGAATATAATCTTAACGTTGGATGCCCATCATCTCGTATTCAAAAAGCAAATTACGGGGCTTGTTTAATGCAAAACCCAATTCAAGTAGGAAAAATCCTAAAAGCCATGCAAAAAAATACAAACAAGCCAATCTCAATAAAACATAGGATAGGAATAAGACATAATAAAAAAGAATACCAAGAAGAAACCTACACAGAACTCAAGCAATTTGTAGACAAAATTATAGAATATGGAATCAAAAATTTTATTGTCCATGCACGAATAGCTATATTAAATGGCTATTCCCCTAAAGATAATCATAATATTCCAAAACTAAAATATGATTTTGTATATCAACTAAAAAAAGAATACAAAAACACATTTATAGAAATAAATGGAGGAATTATCAATAGCAATCACATAGAAACGCACTTATCATATGTAGATTCTGTAATGATTGGAAGAGCTGCAGCACAAAACCCATATTTTGTCGCAAAAATTTCAAGGGAATTTTTAGGAGAAAAAGAACAAATTCCAACAAGAAAAGAAATACTATTTCAAATGGTAGAATATATTAAAGAATACAACGAGCATCCAACAATTAACACTATACTAAGACATATAATGAGAGTGATATATTCTCAAAAAAATGCCCGTAAATTTAGACAAGCCTTAACCGCACCTTTTAATCAAAATCTGAAAAACCATGAAATTCTCTTAAATGCAATTGAACATCTAAAAGAAGACACCCTAAGCTCTAATTCTTAG
- the serS gene encoding serine--tRNA ligase → MLDLKFIRDNLELVRENIKNRGLKLELDLLISFDDERRKLITKIGELNALRNENANAMKDNIDDSSRHYLIEKGKALKAEIMDLEERLGYLTSRLLVEHKRIPNISAPDVPVGVSEDENVVLKVSGNIPKFDFKPKDHLEIGIHLDLFDFEKAREVSGNKFYYLKNEAVFLELAMINFAFSKLKAKGFDLFITPDVAREFIVDGIGFNPRGAESNIYKIEDTDKYLVGTAEITLGGYYYNTILDLKSPLKMAGLSHCFRKEAGAAGQFSKGLYRVHQFSKVEMFCFCRSEDSDRIHNEFLELEEEIFTELEIPYRVLNVCSSDLGAPAYKKYDIEAWMPGRGENGDYGEVTSTSNCTDYQSRRLKIRYKEDGQNKFVHMINGTAIASTRTLIAILENFQDAKGGVRIPKSLVKYTGFDYISPKN, encoded by the coding sequence ATGCTTGATCTGAAGTTTATAAGAGATAATTTAGAACTTGTTCGGGAAAATATTAAAAATAGAGGATTAAAATTAGAACTTGATTTGTTAATTTCATTTGATGATGAACGTAGAAAACTTATTACAAAGATAGGTGAATTGAATGCTTTAAGGAATGAAAATGCTAATGCCATGAAAGACAATATTGATGATTCTAGTAGGCATTATTTAATAGAAAAGGGCAAAGCTTTAAAAGCTGAAATTATGGATTTAGAAGAAAGGTTGGGTTATTTAACATCTAGACTTTTAGTTGAACATAAACGAATTCCAAATATTTCTGCTCCTGATGTCCCTGTTGGTGTTAGTGAGGATGAAAATGTTGTATTAAAAGTATCAGGAAATATTCCAAAATTCGATTTTAAGCCAAAAGATCATTTAGAGATAGGTATACATTTAGATCTTTTTGATTTTGAAAAGGCACGTGAGGTTAGTGGAAATAAATTTTATTATCTTAAAAATGAAGCTGTTTTTTTGGAACTTGCAATGATTAATTTTGCCTTTAGTAAACTTAAAGCAAAGGGATTTGATTTGTTTATTACACCTGATGTTGCAAGGGAATTTATAGTTGATGGGATTGGATTTAATCCACGTGGTGCTGAGAGTAATATTTATAAAATTGAGGATACTGATAAATATCTTGTTGGTACGGCTGAGATTACCCTTGGTGGATATTATTATAATACTATATTGGATCTCAAATCACCATTAAAAATGGCAGGACTCTCACATTGTTTTCGCAAGGAGGCTGGGGCAGCTGGACAATTTTCTAAAGGACTCTATAGAGTTCATCAATTTAGTAAAGTTGAGATGTTTTGTTTTTGTAGAAGTGAGGATTCTGATCGTATTCACAATGAGTTTTTGGAATTAGAAGAAGAAATTTTTACAGAACTTGAAATTCCATATAGAGTTTTAAATGTTTGTTCTTCTGATCTTGGTGCTCCAGCTTATAAGAAGTATGATATTGAAGCTTGGATGCCAGGTAGAGGAGAGAATGGCGATTATGGAGAGGTGACTTCAACTTCAAATTGTACAGATTATCAGTCAAGGCGCCTTAAGATTAGGTATAAAGAGGATGGGCAGAATAAATTTGTACATATGATAAATGGAACAGCAATAGCCTCCACTAGAACTCTTATTGCTATACTTGAAAATTTTCAAGATGCAAAAGGAGGGGTTCGTATACCTAAGAGTTTGGTTAAGTATACAGGTTTTGATTATATATCTCCTAAGAATTAG